The DNA window GCGGTCATTCACCAGCGGGTTGAGAAACTGCTCATGCAGGTAACCGTTGGCACCGTGGATTTCCACGCCGTCAAACCCTGCCTCGATGGCGTTGGCGGCGGCCTGTGCGAAGGCTTCCACGATGCGCGGAATCTCGGCGGTTTCCAGCTGGCGCGGCGCCGGGGTTTCAATCAACGCCGCTTCGCCCTGCGGGTTATAGCCGAACGCCTGCGCACCCACTGCCTGCCTGGAGCTGGCGCTGACCGGCTGCTGGTTGTCGAACTGGATGGTGGGATGGGACACGCGGCCCACGTGCCACAGCTGGGCGAACATGCGGCCGCCGTTGGCGCGCACTGAGTTGGTGGTGAGCCGCCAGCCGGCAATCTGCTCCGGGGTGAAAATGCCCGGGTTGAACAGGTAGCCCTGGCCCTCGCGCGAGATCGGGGTGCCCTCGCTCACGATCAGGCCGGCGCTGGCACGCTGGCTGTAGTACAGCGCGGTGCGCTCGTCGGCGGCGTCGTGCGGGGCACGGGCGCGGGTCAGCGGGGCCATCACCACGCGGTTCTTCAGGGGGGTGCCCGCCAGGTCAAAGGGTTCAAACAAACGGCTCATAGGTTGTCCTGCAGTAGGGAAGGGGCGCAGGGGACTGCGCGCTGCCCATCAAGCTAGGGGCTTGCGAAACGGGCTACAATCACGCCGTCCGGCAAATCACTATTGCTGGAATCGCAATTTGCCAACCGGTGCCCCGCCGCCCATGCAGCTCAAGGCTCTCCGCTACTTTCTTACCGTTGCCGGCACCGGCAGCTTCCTCGCCGCCGCCCGGCAATACAGTGTTCCAGCCTCGTCGGTGTCGCGTTTCATCGCCGCGCTGGAGAAGGAACTGGGCAAGCAGCTGCTCTACCGCAGCACCCGCGCGGTGCGTCTGACCGAGGCTGGCGAGCTGTTCCATCATCAGGTGCGCGATGCGCTGGAGATACTGGACCAGGCGGCCGAGCAGGTTGAGGGCAAGGATGCCGGCATCAGCGGGCTGATCCGCATCAACGCGCCCGAATCGCTGGGCCGCCGGCATATCGCACCGATCATTGCCGAACTGCAGGAGCTGCACCCGGCGCTGGTCGTCGAACTCACCCTGACCGACCTCTACATCGACCCGGTGCAGGACGGCGTGGACATCACCATCCGCATTGGCCCGTTGGTGGACTCGGGGTTGATCGGCAAAGTGATATCGCCGAACCACCACCAGGTGGTGGCAAGTCCGGCCTACCTCGCGGTACATGGCACGCCTGAAACGCCGGAGGAGCTGCTGCAGCACCGCTGTCTGGTCTACAAGGGGCAGCTGGGCATGCAGCGCTGGTACGTCAATACCGGCGACGGGCAACCACTGAAGGTGCTCAACGTCACCGGCCCGCTACGCAGCAACAATGCGGAAGCGTTGTTGGCGGCGGCTGTGGCCGGGCGTGGCATCGTGCTGTTCCCGGACTGGATGTTCGACAACGGAACGTTCGCGCGCGGCGACATGGTGAAGCTGCTGCCGCAGTGGCAGTTCTCCACCCAGCCGGATCAGGTGTACCTGCAGATGCTGTCGCCCGAGAACAAGATGCGCTCGCGCAAGGTACAGACCGTGTCGGCGTTCATTCTGGAAGCGATCGGGTCGCCGCCTTACTGGTGCCTGGACACGTGAGCTGTGGGGGAAAAAAGCGGTCCCGGCACCATTCATCCCCGCCGGGACCGCCACAGCACGTCCGTGTTACTGCTCTGGCGGTTGCGGGGGAGCGGCGCTCCTCGTCAAAGCGCCAACACAACCAGCCAGTCCGCACAGAATAGAAATGCCGTAACCAGGTCGCCATCAGGCAATCCTTAAAGCCGGGTCGCTGCTACCGGAAAAGATCCGACTCGAGGCAGTAGCTGATCAGGTCCTGGTCGGACTTGGTACCCAGCTTGCGCATGGCGTTGATCTTCTGGGTACTCACGGTCTTGCTGCTGCGACTGAGCTGCTTGGCAATATCATTGACGGTCAGCCCCTGTGCGAACAGGCGAATTACCTCGAACTCACGCGGGGAAAGCGCACTGGCAGAGGGTGCCTCGCCAACATCGGGCAGAGGCTGTTCAACCGGCAACTCCGGTGAGCGGTATACGCGCTTGGCCTGAACCGCCTGCACTGCAACGATCAACTCCTTCAGGTCGCCACTCTTGCGCACGACCCCCGCGGCACCGGCACGATACATCTCGACGATGATCGACGGGTTGGAGAGCATGGTCAGCACCAGCACCTGGGTATCCGGAAAGTGCCGGCGCAGGTACGAGATCAGCTTGATGCCGTCGCCCAATGATTCGTCACCGGGCATGTTGTAGTCGGTGATGATGATCGCCGGGGAAAGCGTGCGTGCCAGCACCACCAGGGATGCCGGGTTCTGGGCCTGGCCGACAACGGTCAGGCCCGGGTCGCGGTCAATCACATCGCGAATGCCGGCGAGCACAATCGGGTGATCATCGGCAATGACGATCGGGGTCTTCATGGGGAGGCTCCACACCGGCAGGAAAGGTCAGGAAAGCGCAAGCTTGTCATCGGGTGGATGCTGTTCCAACTGGGACAGTGCGCGTTCCAGCTGATGGTGGAAGGTTGCCGTGGCGAAAACCACCTGGTCAACCGGTGCACCCGCATCGATGGCAACCTCGATGTCGGTCACCTGGTCGACCAGTCGCTGTGCAGACACGGTAACCAGCGCACCGCCTATGCGGTGCAGCATCTGGCGCATCTGCACGGTGTCCGCCTCCAGCGTTGCCCTCTCCAGCGCGTGCAGATCGTCCCGCATGGTGGTCAGAAACAGTGAGCGCAGGTGCGCCGGCACCGCCAACGTACATACGGCATTGTCACTGCCGGGTGACGAGTCCAATGCAACGCTGGCGGCCAAAGGGCTCAGCTGAAGGTAGAGCGCGTGCAGTGAGATTGGCTTGACCAGGCAGCTGTTCATGCCGGCAACGCGGCAGCGCTCGCGCTCCTCCGGTGCCGCGTTGGCCGTCGCGCCAATGATCGGAACCTGCGCACCCCGGCCGCGCAACGCGCGCGCCAATGCGTAACCATCCATATGGGGCATGTTGACGTCGGTCAGCACCGCATCAAAGCGACGTTGGTCCCAGTAACCCAGCGCTTCGTCGCCATCGCCGGCGACCACCGCATGGCATCCCAGCTGCTCCAGCTGTTCGCGCAGTATGGTCTGGTTGATGGGATTGTCCTCGGCGATCAACACATGCAGTCCCAGTGGACGCAGCGCCGGCTCGGGCAGCACCGCGTTCGGCAACTTGCCGTGCCCACTGGCCTGCAGCAGCGCGTCGACCATGGCATCCAGACGATGCATTCCGACTATCCAGCGTCCCTGGTTGAACTCGGTGCGGTCCCCGCCGTCGGTCACGGCCACCACATGCGGCCCGGCCCACTCTGGAACGGGTTCGTCAAGCACGATATCCAGCAGCGGCGTGTGGGTGTCGAAACTCTCAGCATTGTCGACGTTGAACAGCACTGCATGGGCCCCGCGTTGACGGAGGCGGCCGCACAGACTTTCGGCCAGCTCGCGGGCGGATGAGCGCACATAAAGCGTCTGCGGCGAGTCAAAACGAGGGTGCGGGTCCGCAGCGTCCCTGCTGTGCATCAGCGGCAGCGCGAAACTGAAGCTGCTGCCCAGGCCGCTCTCACTCACCACACGCAGCTGGCCGGCCATCAGCCCCACCAGATGCGCGCTGATGGCAAGGCCCAGGCCGGTGCCGCGCAGCGCGTCCGTACCTGGGTTGGCTTGATAGAAGGCTTCAAACAGGCGCTCGTGGTGTTCCTGGGCAATGCCGATGCCGGTATCAGCTACCTGCCAGTGCAGTCTGGGCGGTTCGCCTGGTTGCTGGAGTGTGGTCAGCCGGACGACGATACGGCCAGCATCGGTGAACTTGACCGCATTGCTGAGCAGGTTGTTCAGCACCTGGCGGATGCGCGCGGCGTCGCCGACCACCTTGATGTCGGTGCTGGTCTCAATGCAGGCATACAACTGCAGGTGCTTTCGGGTAGCGGCTGCCGCGTACGAACGCAGCACATCCTCGGTCAGGGTGGCGGGGTTGAATACCACCGGTTCCAGAGTCAATTGACCGGCTTCGGCCTTGGAGACGTCCAGAATGTCGCTGATCAACTCCATCAGCGTGGCCGAGGAGCGCTGGATGGTGCTCAGATACTCCTGTTGCCGTGGTACCAGCGGCGTCAGTCCCAGCAGCTCGAGAGTGCCCAGCACACCGTAGAGCGGTGTGCGGATCTCATGGCTGATGGTGGCCAGGAACTGGCTCTTAGCCCGGTTGGCCTGGTCGGCGGCCACGCGGGCCTGCTGCAGCACCTGCTCCGCTTCATGCTGCGCGGTGAGGTCCACGAACAGGCACAGCACCACCGGCTCGCCGCGATAGCGGGCCGGGGTGGCCGTCACCAGCAGGTGGCGACCGCCCGGGGTGGTGAAGGTCTGCCCATCCGGGTGGTCTGTACTCAGGCTGGTCTGGGCGGCGGCACGCCACTCGCTGTGCCAGCCCGGTGCCTCGTGGCTGTTGCCCAGCCAGGTTCGGGCCGGTGCATTGTCCAGCATCACCTCGCCATCCCGTCGGCGCAGCAGGCACAGGCCAATCGGTGCGTTGTCCAGCACGGTCCTGCTGAATGCTTCGCTTTCCAACAGGCGCTCGTGGTTGGCGCGCAGGGGTTGCAGCACCGAGCGTCGGTAGCTGCGCAGCAGCAAGGTGCCGCCCCCTGCCAGCAACAGCGCCAGTACCACGCTGCCGATCAGTGGGCCGCGTGGATGGCTGAGAATGCGCCCCCAGCGCACGTGATAGACCACCTGCCAGCCGGCGTCGGTTCGCATGCGGTACACCAGCCCGCGCAGCGTGTACTCGCGGCCGGCCTGACGGGTGGCGGTCACTGCAGGGCCGTACACCTGCATGCCATCGGGTGCGATGATCGACAGCTGGTCATAGATGGACTCACCCAGTACCTGTCGATGATCGTCCAGTCGGGAGACGTCCAGCAGGCAGGCAACTGCAGGTGCATTGGCGCTGCCTTCTTCGCCGCCCCACGCCGCCGCGTCCTGGGGGGCACGCGCTATCGATATCAGCCGCGGATTGCCCGGACCCAGTTCGCGGCCGGTCCAGCGCACGTCACCGCGCTGCGCGGATGCGCTGGGAGCCAGCTGCTTGATGTACCCCAATGTCGCTTGCAGGATGGGCAGCGGCGGGCGGGCCGAGCCGATGTCATCGGCGGTGGAAGGCACCAGAATGCCTGCGGTACCGGCCGTGTTGATCAGCAGGCAGCGGGGCGAAGGGAAACGTGATTCCGCCCAGAACGCACTGTAGAAGCCGGTAAATCGCCGTCCCAGCAGGGTGGCGCTGTCATGCAGCGCCGGGTCGACGCCCAACTGGGCGAACGGGAGATAGGTGACGGGCCCTTTGACCGGTGGTCCACCCGGTTGTAGCGGATGGTTGGGGTCCTGCACGCGCCAGCCACGCAGGAAACGCTCGTGCTCCTGCAGTGCGCCACCCAGGCGGCGGAAGTGGAACTCAATCTTGTCCTGCTCGCTGTGCAGCAGCTGGGTGGCAGTCGACAGCAGCAGGCCCGCCTGCAGCGTTGCCAGTGCAATGACGCCGATCAGCAGCGCATGTACACGCAGCGAACGGCGGGCCAGCTGACGGAACGGTGCAGCTTCAGGCATGACGTCCCCTTGAAGGGCGGCGGCAGTACGTTGGGGGAAGGCGTGGCGCGCTCCACTGACATCCTCGGCCATTGCGCCGTCAGTGGCAAGGCGGGGTGGGGTGGACACTGCCCTCGCGGCCCAGCAGCGCGGCAAACGCATCGGCAGGTACCGCCCGTGAAATCAGATAGCCCTGCACCTGGGTGCAGCCGAGCTTGCGCAGCGTGGCCAGCTCTTCGTCCGTCTCCACACCCTCAGCCACGATGTTCAGCCCCAGCCGGGTACCCAGCGCGATCACCGTGGCCAGTGCGCCGTGCAGTGCAGGGTCCCGCGCGCAGCCGGTGACGAGTGCGCGGTCGATCTTGACCTCGGTAAACGGGGTGCTCACCAGGTTGTGCACCGAGCTGAGCCCCTGACCAAAATCGTCCTGGGCCAGGCCAAAGCCTTTCATGCGCAGGCGGCACGCTCCCGCGTAGTAGTCGCTTACATGCGCGGTGGTGCTGCCCTCCATCAGCTCGAAACAGAGGTCGCCCGGACGGCCATGATGGGACAGGGTCAGTTCCAGCAACTCATCGGGAAGGCTGGAGCGCTCGAGCAGGTGCGGTGGCAGATTGATCGAGACCGGGATGCGGAAGCCCTGCTCGCGCCAACGCGCCTGAGCCTTCACGCTTTCCACCAGGATGTGTCGAAGCAGCATCGGCTCCAGTCCCTGCTCGGCAATCAACGGCAGGAATACCCCCGCCGGCAGCGTGCCCCGGGTGGGATGGCACCAGCGTACCAACGCTTCTGCCGCCACCACCTGGCCGGAATCCAGTGACTTCTTGGGCTGGAACCACGCGGTGATCTCGCCCCCGGCGATGGCATCACGCAGTTGCGCACGACTGGGCGTCAACGGTGCTGCGTCAGCCGGCATCGCAGGGACGGTCAACGGCGCAACGCGTAGTTGGGCTACCAGCGCATCCATGTCCGCCTGTGTGACCGGCTTTGGCAGGCTGCCCAGCACGGTCAGGCCCAGCGACTCGGCCATCAGCCGCGCCGAGGTCAGCATGCGCGGCGGGGCAGAGCTCACAAGTGACAGCTTCGGGTGGTGCTCCTTGGCCGCCAGTGCCTGGATGAACTGGATGCCGTCCACACCCGGCATCATCAGGTCGGTAATCACCAGGTCATAGTCAAACAGATCGCACATCGCCACCGCATTGGCTGCATCACCTGATGTATGAGTGACGACACCCGGCAGCGCGTGCAGCAGGTTGGCCAGATAGCCACGCTGGAACGGCTGGTCCTCCAGTATCAGTACACGCAGCGGGGTCATGTCTGTACTCCTGTGGTCAGTTCCGTGAGGGCGCTGCGCAAGACGCAGAGATTGATCGGCTTCACCAGATAGCTGTCCATGCCGGCGGCCAGGCAGCGTTCGCGGTCCTCCGGCGTGGCATTGGCGCTGGCCCCGATCACGGGCACGGCAGCACCCTGTAAGCGCAGCTGACGGACCAGTGAAAGCCCATCCAGCTGCGGCATGTTGATGTCGGTCAGGACCACGTCGAAGCCTTCCGGTGTGAACTGCGCCAGAGCTTCGCGGCCGTCGACTGCGGTTACCACCGTGCAGCCCAGCATCTCCAGCTGTTCTTTCAGGATGACCCGGTTGATCGGGTTGTCCTCGGCGACCAGTACCCGCAACCCCAGTGCCGAGTCACGCGCTGACGGCAATGGCGACGGCGAGGCCAGCATGCCCTGCTGCAGCAGGGCCACTGCCTCGGCGATGGCGCTGATGCTGTGGAGCGTAACAATCAGGCTGTTGGGATGCGTCGAGTCCAGCGCAGCCAGCTCGCCGCCCGTGGCCAGCGCGGTGACGCGAGGTCCTGGCCACGCAAGCGGAACACGGTCATGCGGATCGCTGTCGAGCAGGATCGCGTGGGCGGCATCCAACGGCGGCATGTCCTCGTTGTAGCGGTAGGCGGTCGCTCCCCATCGGCGCAGCCACTGGCAGGCACTGTCGGCCAACTCGGTATGGGCCGTGCGGACATACACCGGCGGGTGCGAGCGCAACTTCGGCGCATTCGTGTCGTGCTCCTGGCCATCTTCGTCCACACCTGCCGGGATGATGGCGGTGAAGCTGCTGCCCAGTCCCGGCTCGCTGACCAGGCGCAGCTCACCGTTCATCAGGCGAACCAGATGGTCGCTGATGGAAAGCCCGAGCCCGGTACCGTCGGAGCGCAGCGGATTGGCAACCTGCATGAACGGCTCGAAAAGGCGCGGCTGTTCGGCTGCCGGGATGCCAATTCCGGTATCGGTTACCTGCCAGCTGATCGTGGCCGAACCGGCCTCGCGCGCCACCAGGTTGACCCGCAGCACGATGCGGCCGGCATCGGTGAACTTGATTGCATTGCTCAGCAGGTTGCCCAGCACCTGACGGATGCGATCGGCATCGCCGCTTACCTGAGCCGGCAGGCGTGGGTCGGTGCAGACCAGAATCTGCAACTGCTTGCGTGCGGCGGCGGCGGCATAGCCCAGCACCACGCTCTCACCCAACGCCATGGGCGAGAAGGTCCTTACCGCCAGGGTGAGCTGTCCCGATTCGATCTTGGAAACGTCCAATACATCGCTGATCAACTGCAGCAGCACCGAGGACGACTGCTGGATGGTCTTCAAGTACTGTGCCTGGCGTGCATCCAGTGGGGTCCTGCCCAGCAGCTCCAACGTGCCCAGCACGCCATAAAGCGGCGTGCGGATCTCGTGGCTCATGGTTGCCACGAATGCGCTCTTGGCCTGGTTGGCTTCTTCCGCGGCCTGTTTGGCGGCCGACAATGCCTCCTGGATCTGGCGATGGCGGCTGACGTCGCTGAACACACACAGCAGTACGTCGTCGCCGTGGTAGCGCGTGGCGGCGTGCAGCACCTGCAGCAGGTGCCCGGCCTGCGTCTTGAACTCGATGCTCTGCACGCCACGCGCCGATGCAGTGGATAGAGCCACCGCGCGTCGCCAGTCACCATTCCAGTCGCCGTGAAGGGTGTCCGCCCCCAGCCAGTCCCTGGCCAGCTGGTTCTCGACCATCACGTTGCCATCGCGCAGCCGCAACACACAGATGCCTACCGGTGCCATCTCGATGACCGTGCTGCCGAAATCGAAGCTCTCCAGTAACTGACGATGTTGTTGCTGGGCTGGCTGGATCAGTTGCCGGTCCAGCCGGCGGACCAGCACATACAGCGTCGCCATCGCCGCTGCGCAACACAGCAGCGACAGCAGAAAGGGAAGCATCAGGTCGCGCAGCACCGTGCGTAATGGAAGGTGGCAGACCAGATGCCAGTTGTCCTGGCCGATGCTCTTCACCAGGGCCAGGCCCTGCGGAAACCCGAAGTCCCAGATGAAGGAAAACGCATCATTGTGTTGCGCATGCAGCCAGCCGCCGGGCAGGTCGATATCGTCGCCGCTGAACAGTGCCGGTCGACCTTGCGGGTCGGCCAGCAGCACGCCGACCATGCCGGTGCCATCGGTTATCTGGGTCAACGCCTGCGGGTCCAGCACCAGCACCAGCCAACGCAGGGGATGCGGCCCTTCCTCGGCAGCACGGTACAGGTACACGGTGCGCTGCGGGCCGCTGGTGACGAGCCAGTACACCTGCACGTCGGGGCCGGTGGATGCTGCGTGCGCGCGCAGCAGGGAAGCGGTGAGTTCCGGCGGCGGCGGGGTGGTGAGCGGATGCTCGCCGTG is part of the Stenotrophomonas oahuensis genome and encodes:
- a CDS encoding alkene reductase, encoding MSRLFEPFDLAGTPLKNRVVMAPLTRARAPHDAADERTALYYSQRASAGLIVSEGTPISREGQGYLFNPGIFTPEQIAGWRLTTNSVRANGGRMFAQLWHVGRVSHPTIQFDNQQPVSASSRQAVGAQAFGYNPQGEAALIETPAPRQLETAEIPRIVEAFAQAAANAIEAGFDGVEIHGANGYLHEQFLNPLVNDRTDAYSAATLENRLRFTLEVIDAVVARIGKDRTAIRLSPYGQLFDMPLYPEIGATYTALVREIGKRELAYVHLMDQSGYKMGDRPADGSGEGGFEGLLHSLKPHLPKTALILAGGMTRERAEQLIDAGVIDLAAFGASFISNPDLVARLKNGWPLAAPKRESFYGGGAEGYIDYPAYAEA
- a CDS encoding LysR family transcriptional regulator → MQLKALRYFLTVAGTGSFLAAARQYSVPASSVSRFIAALEKELGKQLLYRSTRAVRLTEAGELFHHQVRDALEILDQAAEQVEGKDAGISGLIRINAPESLGRRHIAPIIAELQELHPALVVELTLTDLYIDPVQDGVDITIRIGPLVDSGLIGKVISPNHHQVVASPAYLAVHGTPETPEELLQHRCLVYKGQLGMQRWYVNTGDGQPLKVLNVTGPLRSNNAEALLAAAVAGRGIVLFPDWMFDNGTFARGDMVKLLPQWQFSTQPDQVYLQMLSPENKMRSRKVQTVSAFILEAIGSPPYWCLDT
- a CDS encoding response regulator transcription factor; this translates as MKTPIVIADDHPIVLAGIRDVIDRDPGLTVVGQAQNPASLVVLARTLSPAIIITDYNMPGDESLGDGIKLISYLRRHFPDTQVLVLTMLSNPSIIVEMYRAGAAGVVRKSGDLKELIVAVQAVQAKRVYRSPELPVEQPLPDVGEAPSASALSPREFEVIRLFAQGLTVNDIAKQLSRSSKTVSTQKINAMRKLGTKSDQDLISYCLESDLFR
- a CDS encoding hybrid sensor histidine kinase/response regulator; protein product: MPEAAPFRQLARRSLRVHALLIGVIALATLQAGLLLSTATQLLHSEQDKIEFHFRRLGGALQEHERFLRGWRVQDPNHPLQPGGPPVKGPVTYLPFAQLGVDPALHDSATLLGRRFTGFYSAFWAESRFPSPRCLLINTAGTAGILVPSTADDIGSARPPLPILQATLGYIKQLAPSASAQRGDVRWTGRELGPGNPRLISIARAPQDAAAWGGEEGSANAPAVACLLDVSRLDDHRQVLGESIYDQLSIIAPDGMQVYGPAVTATRQAGREYTLRGLVYRMRTDAGWQVVYHVRWGRILSHPRGPLIGSVVLALLLAGGGTLLLRSYRRSVLQPLRANHERLLESEAFSRTVLDNAPIGLCLLRRRDGEVMLDNAPARTWLGNSHEAPGWHSEWRAAAQTSLSTDHPDGQTFTTPGGRHLLVTATPARYRGEPVVLCLFVDLTAQHEAEQVLQQARVAADQANRAKSQFLATISHEIRTPLYGVLGTLELLGLTPLVPRQQEYLSTIQRSSATLMELISDILDVSKAEAGQLTLEPVVFNPATLTEDVLRSYAAAATRKHLQLYACIETSTDIKVVGDAARIRQVLNNLLSNAVKFTDAGRIVVRLTTLQQPGEPPRLHWQVADTGIGIAQEHHERLFEAFYQANPGTDALRGTGLGLAISAHLVGLMAGQLRVVSESGLGSSFSFALPLMHSRDAADPHPRFDSPQTLYVRSSARELAESLCGRLRQRGAHAVLFNVDNAESFDTHTPLLDIVLDEPVPEWAGPHVVAVTDGGDRTEFNQGRWIVGMHRLDAMVDALLQASGHGKLPNAVLPEPALRPLGLHVLIAEDNPINQTILREQLEQLGCHAVVAGDGDEALGYWDQRRFDAVLTDVNMPHMDGYALARALRGRGAQVPIIGATANAAPEERERCRVAGMNSCLVKPISLHALYLQLSPLAASVALDSSPGSDNAVCTLAVPAHLRSLFLTTMRDDLHALERATLEADTVQMRQMLHRIGGALVTVSAQRLVDQVTDIEVAIDAGAPVDQVVFATATFHHQLERALSQLEQHPPDDKLALS
- a CDS encoding EAL domain-containing response regulator; translation: MTPLRVLILEDQPFQRGYLANLLHALPGVVTHTSGDAANAVAMCDLFDYDLVITDLMMPGVDGIQFIQALAAKEHHPKLSLVSSAPPRMLTSARLMAESLGLTVLGSLPKPVTQADMDALVAQLRVAPLTVPAMPADAAPLTPSRAQLRDAIAGGEITAWFQPKKSLDSGQVVAAEALVRWCHPTRGTLPAGVFLPLIAEQGLEPMLLRHILVESVKAQARWREQGFRIPVSINLPPHLLERSSLPDELLELTLSHHGRPGDLCFELMEGSTTAHVSDYYAGACRLRMKGFGLAQDDFGQGLSSVHNLVSTPFTEVKIDRALVTGCARDPALHGALATVIALGTRLGLNIVAEGVETDEELATLRKLGCTQVQGYLISRAVPADAFAALLGREGSVHPTPPCH
- a CDS encoding response regulator yields the protein MYRILPQRSRIDAPIAAATALLRWLSVCVLLCLLGAAGFYLLAQLSGNVSQYRRDMNATAYRAQIYFDRREALLNYLTDSVVESASLRTDAHSADDVGVRQLPLGAGRDGRELSLLLSARAERTLSELGARLVLVSDDPYVPRRWLHGEHPLTTPPPPELTASLLRAHAASTGPDVQVYWLVTSGPQRTVYLYRAAEEGPHPLRWLVLVLDPQALTQITDGTGMVGVLLADPQGRPALFSGDDIDLPGGWLHAQHNDAFSFIWDFGFPQGLALVKSIGQDNWHLVCHLPLRTVLRDLMLPFLLSLLCCAAAMATLYVLVRRLDRQLIQPAQQQHRQLLESFDFGSTVIEMAPVGICVLRLRDGNVMVENQLARDWLGADTLHGDWNGDWRRAVALSTASARGVQSIEFKTQAGHLLQVLHAATRYHGDDVLLCVFSDVSRHRQIQEALSAAKQAAEEANQAKSAFVATMSHEIRTPLYGVLGTLELLGRTPLDARQAQYLKTIQQSSSVLLQLISDVLDVSKIESGQLTLAVRTFSPMALGESVVLGYAAAAARKQLQILVCTDPRLPAQVSGDADRIRQVLGNLLSNAIKFTDAGRIVLRVNLVAREAGSATISWQVTDTGIGIPAAEQPRLFEPFMQVANPLRSDGTGLGLSISDHLVRLMNGELRLVSEPGLGSSFTAIIPAGVDEDGQEHDTNAPKLRSHPPVYVRTAHTELADSACQWLRRWGATAYRYNEDMPPLDAAHAILLDSDPHDRVPLAWPGPRVTALATGGELAALDSTHPNSLIVTLHSISAIAEAVALLQQGMLASPSPLPSARDSALGLRVLVAEDNPINRVILKEQLEMLGCTVVTAVDGREALAQFTPEGFDVVLTDINMPQLDGLSLVRQLRLQGAAVPVIGASANATPEDRERCLAAGMDSYLVKPINLCVLRSALTELTTGVQT